The genomic stretch TGGCTGCCGTGCAACCAGTGATTCAGCGTCCGGTGCGGCTCCTGCTGGTTGACGACGACTCGATGGTCCGGACCGGGTTGCGGCTGCTCTTCGGCGGGGACAGTGGCTGCGTCGTGGTCGGTGAGGCGGGCGACGGCGACGAGGCGGTCACGGCGGTGCGAGCGCATTGGCCCGACGTGGTGCTGATGGACATCCGGATGCCGCGGGTCGACGGGGTGGAGGCGACCCGGCGGATCCGGCGCCTGCCCCACCCGCCCGAGGTGGTCATGCTGACGACCTTCGACGTGGACGAGCTCGTGGTGGAGTCGATCAGGAACGGGGCCTGCGGGTTCCTGCTCAAGGACACGCCGCCGCGGGAGATCATGGCCGCGGTCCGGGCGGCGGCGCGGGGCGAATGTGCGATTTCGGGCCGGATGCTGCGGCCGATCGTCGACCTGGTCGCGAGCACTGCCGAAGGGTCACGGCGGTCTCAGGCGATCAAGCGGTTGGACACGCTCACCGATCGGGAGCGGGAGGTGGCAGTCGGGCTGGGCCGGGGCTGGTCCAACGCGGAGATCGGCGCCGAGCTGGGCATGGGGGTGTCGACGGTGAAAGGGCACGTCTCGCGCGTGCTCGGCAAGCTGCTGCTCAACAACCGCGCGCAGGCCGCCGTGCTGATGCACGAGGCGGGCCTGGTCTGACCGCCGGGGGACGTGCCGAGCGCCCGGCACAGGGCCGGGCGCTCGCCGATGCGGTTCAGGAGGCGGACACCCCCGCGGCCTTGCCCTCGTGGAGGGTGATGTTGCGGCCGTCGCCCGGGTCGAACAGGTGGATCTTGTTGAGGTTCATCCAGATGCGGGCCTCGCCGCCGTCCCGTACGCGGGACTCGGCCGACAGGCGAGTGACCAGGTTGTCCTGCGGCGGCAGGTCGGCCCCGCCGGCGTCGGCGGCCAGGTCCTCCAGGTCGGCGGCGACCGCGTGTTCCCCCTCGACGGTCAGGTAGACGTACTTGTCCGAGCCCATCGACTCGACCAGGTCGACCGGGGCGGTGAACTCGAAACCCTTCTCCCGCTGGTGCTCCTCGATCAGGTTGGCGTCCTCGAAGTGCTCCGGCCGGATCCCCACGATCAGCTGCCGGGGAGCGTCCGCCCCGCTCAGTCCCTGCCGCAGCCGGTCACCCAGCGGCAGGTCGCCCAGCGGCGTACGCAGAAGCGACTCCTCGACCGTGGCGGGCAGGAAGTTCATCGACGGCGAGCCGATGAACCCCGCCACGAACAGGTTCACCGGGTTGTCGTACAGGGTTTGCGGGTCCCCGACCTGCTGGATGTAGCCGCCCCGCATCACCACGACCCGGTCGCCCAGGGTCATCGCCTCGGTCTGGTCGTGGGTCACGTACACCGTGGTCGTGTTGAGTTGCTTCTGCAGCCGCGACACCTGCGTGCGCATCTGCACCCGCAGCTTGGCGTCGAGGTTCGACAACGGCTCGTCCATGAGGAACGCCTTCGGTGACCGCACGATCGCCCGGCCCATCGCGACCCGCTGACGCTGACCGCCCGACAGGTTGGCCGGCTTGCGGTCCAGGTACTCGGTCAGCTCGAGAACCCGGGCCGCCTCGGCCACCTTCTCCTTGATAACCGATTTGTCCAACTTGGCGAGACGCAGGGGGAAAGCCATGTTCTCGCCCACGGTCATGTTCGGGTAGAGCGCGTACGACTGGAACACCATCGCGATGTCCCTGTCCTTGGGCGCCTTGTCGTTGACCCGCTCCCCGCGATCCGCAGCTCGCCCGACGAGATGTCCTCGAGCCCCGCGATCATGTTGAGGGTGGTCGACTTCCCGCAGCCCGAGGGCCCGACCAGGATGATGAACTCGCCGTCGGCGATCTCCAGGTCGACCGCGTGCACCGCCGTGGTCCCGTCCGGGTATTTCTTGGTCACCTTGTCGAGAACAATGTCAGCCATCGTTACCTAACCCTTCACGGCGCCGGACGTGAGGCCCGCGACGATGCGCCTCTGGAAGAACAGCACGAACAGGATGATCGGGATCGTGATCGTCACGGCTGCCGCCGAGATGGCCCCGGTGGGGTCCTCGAACTGCGAGGCGCCGGTGAAGAACGACAGCGCCACCGGAACCGTGCGGGACCGCTCGGTCGAGGTCAGCGAGATGGCGAACAGGAAGTCGTTCCAGCAGAAGATGAAGACCAGGATGGCCGTGGTGAAGACTCCGGGCGCGGCCAGCGGCGCGATCACCTTGCGGAACGCCTCGCCCTGGGTCGCGCCGTCCATCTTGGCGGCTTTTTCCAGGTCCCACGGGATCTGCTTGAAGAACGCCGACAGCGTGTAGATCGCCAGCGGCAGGGCGAACGTGATGTACGGCAGGATCAGGCCCAGCCAGGTGTCGAAGATCCCCAGGTTGCGTTCGATGTTGAACAGCGGGGACACGAGCGAGACCTGCGGGAACATCGCGATGAGCAGCGAGACGCCGACGAGCGCCTTCTTGCCGGGGAAGTCGAGCCGGCTGATCGCGTACGCGGCCATGGTGCCGAGGACGACGGCGATCGTGGTGGAGATCAGCGCGATCCCGATCGAGTTGATCAGGGCCCGGACGAACTGGTCGGTCTGGAAGATCAGCTTGTAGTTGTCGAACGTCCACTCGCGCGGGATGAAGTTGCCGTCGGTGAGCGTCGCGGTCGTCTTGAACGACAACGAGACGATCCACAGCACGGGGATCAGCGCGAAGACGACGACGACCGCGTCGAGCAGACCCCATTTGACCTTGGCGGAGGTGGTCTCGGCCGCCATCAGCGCCTCCCCTCGTCGGTGCTGCCGGGTGCCGCCGTGCCGAAGAGCTTGACGAAGATGAACGCGATGATCGCCACGGTGACGAAGATGAGCACCGACATCGTCGAGCCGATGCCGAGGTTGAGACCCTTCATCAGGTTGTTGTAGGCGATCATCGAGACCGACGACGTCTCGTTGGCCCCGGCCGTGAGCACGTAGATGTTGTCGAAGACGCGGAACGCGTCGAGCGTGCGGAACAGCAGCGCGACCAGGATGGCCGGCTTCATCACCGGCAGCATCACCTTGGTGAACCGCTGCCACCAGGAGGCGCCGTCCATCGACGCGGCTTTGAGCAGGTCGTCCGGCACCAGCGCCAGCCCGGCCATCAGCAGCAGGGCCATGAACGGCGTGGTCTTCCAGATCTCGGCGAGGATGATGATGGCCAGGGCGCTGGCTCGTTCGGTCAGCGGCGCCCCGTCCGGCGAGACCAGGTTGGCCAGGTAACCCGTGCCCGGCGTCCAGGCGTAGCGCCAGCTGAACGCGGCGACCACGGTGACGATCCCGTACGGGATGAGAGCGCTGGTCCGCACGAGACCGCGCCCGATGATCGTCCGGTGCATGATCAGCGCCAGGCCCATGCCGAGCACCAGCTCCACGGCGACCGAGATGACCGTGATCAGCATGGTGACGCCGAACGCGGTCCACCAGTACTCGTTGCTCAGCACCGTGGCGTAGTTGGCCAGCCCGATGAACTCGCGGTTCTCCGGGAACTTGAGGTCGTAACGCTGCAGCGACAGCCAGATCGAGTACAGGATCGGGTACGCGGTCACGGCCACCATGACGAACGCCGCGGGCGCGCAGAGCAGCCAGCCGAGCCGGCGTTCCTGCCTCTTGCCCTCGCTCAGCCCTTTCTGTGGCGACGGAGCCGCGGTTTCCGCAGAGGCGGTCTTCTGACGGGAAGCGACGCTCACGGCAGCACTCCCTTCGAGTCGATGGCGGCCTGGATCGACTCACGGAGCGAGTCCGCGGTCTGCCGCGGCTGGATGGAGGCCGGCGGGGACAGCTCGGCCGACACCACGGTCGACAGGTTCTGGTACGCCGGGGTCCGTGGCCGCGGCGCCGACGTCTTGAGCTCGTCGAGCAGCACGTCCTTCATCGGGTAGGCCTCGTTCATCGACGGGTCGTTGTAGACCGACTCGATGGACGGCGCCTGGCCCGACTTGGTGGCCAGGAACAGCTGGCTCTCCGGCCCCCGCAGGCAGCGGATCGCCTCGAAGGCCAGGTCCGGGTGTTTGCTGTAGGCGCTGACGGCCAGCTCGGACCCGCCGATGGTGGTCCTGCTCGGCTTGTCCGCGTCGATCGCCGGATAGCGGGCCCAGCCGACGTTCTTGGCCAGGTCGGGGGCCTCCTGCACCATCGACGCCCAGACGAACGGCCAGTTGAGCTGGAACGCGCCGCCGCCGGACTGGAACGCGCGGCGGACGTCGTCCTCGACCGCGTTCGAGAACGACGGGCTGGTCACACCAGCGGTCGCGAACGTCTTGAGCGTCTCCAGCGCCCGCACGGCGCCCTCGTCCATCACGGCCTTCTTACCGTCCTCGTCGACCACGTTGCCGTCGACGCTGGCGACCAGGCTGTTGTAGAGCACGACCAGGCCCTCGTACTGGGCGCCCATGGTCATCACCTGGTAGGTCTTGCCCTCGGCCTTGAGCTGCTGGGACATCTTGATCATTTCGTCCCAGGTCTTCGGCGGGTTCGGCACCAGGTCCTTGCGGTACCAGAGCAGCTGCACGTTGGTGTTGTTGGGCGCCGCGAACAGCTTGTCCTCGTACTGGGCGGCGGCGACCGCGGGTTCCAGCGTCTCGCTCTCCACCTCGTTCTTGAGTTCCCCGGTGACCTCCCGGATCCAGTCCGCGCTGGCGAACTCCTGGGTCCAGGTCACGTCCATGCCGAGGATGTCCATGCTGTCGTCCTTGGCCGCGAGCCGGCGGACCATCTGCACCCGCTGGTCGTCGGCCTGCCGCGGCAGGACCTGGTACGAGATCTTGTACTTGCCCGCCGCCTCCTGGTTGCACCGGTCGACGACGCTCTGCATGTTCTCGACGGGCGAGTTGTAGAAGTTGAGGACGGGCACTCCCCCGTCATCGGATCCGCAGGCTGCCAACGGTGCCGTCAGGGCGATCGCGGCCCCCGCCGCAAGTGCCCGGACGCGCAGGGTGCGCCTCTGCGGATGTTGGTCGTTTGTCGCCATTGACCCTCCATCCGGCCGGAAACGCGTCGAGTGATCGGGATCACTCGACGGCCATGGTTGTCCTGCCCCAGGCGGTGCGGAAACAAACCAGTAATGCATCCGGAACGCGGACGGAGGGCGCGCGTTTAACCCCGTGACGCGGATGGGTACCCGCGTCACGCCGATCTACATAGGGGGATGACATGGCCGAGCCGCAGGTCACGCTGGATCCGCGCACGCTCAACGTGGTCGAGCAGAAGCTGCGCGGGCCGCTGGAGGATCAATTGACCTCAGCGCTGCAGGCCGCCACCGACAAGATCCGGCACTCGTACGCCGGGGAGAGCGTCGACGAGGTGACCGAGCAGCTGTTCGAGCGCACCAAGGCCGGGCTGCACCCGGACATCGCCGCCGGCTTCCACCCCGATCACGCCCAGTTGCGTCGCGTGGCCGAGGCCATCGTCACAGGTCACTGACGA from Paractinoplanes brasiliensis encodes the following:
- a CDS encoding response regulator transcription factor, which translates into the protein MQRPVRLLLVDDDSMVRTGLRLLFGGDSGCVVVGEAGDGDEAVTAVRAHWPDVVLMDIRMPRVDGVEATRRIRRLPHPPEVVMLTTFDVDELVVESIRNGACGFLLKDTPPREIMAAVRAAARGECAISGRMLRPIVDLVASTAEGSRRSQAIKRLDTLTDREREVAVGLGRGWSNAEIGAELGMGVSTVKGHVSRVLGKLLLNNRAQAAVLMHEAGLV
- a CDS encoding ABC transporter ATP-binding protein, with the translated sequence MGRAIVRSPKAFLMDEPLSNLDAKLRVQMRTQVSRLQKQLNTTTVYVTHDQTEAMTLGDRVVVMRGGYIQQVGDPQTLYDNPVNLFVAGFIGSPSMNFLPATVEESLLRTPLGDLPLGDRLRQGLSGADAPRQLIVGIRPEHFEDANLIEEHQREKGFEFTAPVDLVESMGSDKYVYLTVEGEHAVAADLEDLAADAGGADLPPQDNLVTRLSAESRVRDGGEARIWMNLNKIHLFDPGDGRNITLHEGKAAGVSAS
- a CDS encoding carbohydrate ABC transporter permease, whose amino-acid sequence is MAAETTSAKVKWGLLDAVVVVFALIPVLWIVSLSFKTTATLTDGNFIPREWTFDNYKLIFQTDQFVRALINSIGIALISTTIAVVLGTMAAYAISRLDFPGKKALVGVSLLIAMFPQVSLVSPLFNIERNLGIFDTWLGLILPYITFALPLAIYTLSAFFKQIPWDLEKAAKMDGATQGEAFRKVIAPLAAPGVFTTAILVFIFCWNDFLFAISLTSTERSRTVPVALSFFTGASQFEDPTGAISAAAVTITIPIILFVLFFQRRIVAGLTSGAVKG
- a CDS encoding carbohydrate ABC transporter permease, translated to MSEGKRQERRLGWLLCAPAAFVMVAVTAYPILYSIWLSLQRYDLKFPENREFIGLANYATVLSNEYWWTAFGVTMLITVISVAVELVLGMGLALIMHRTIIGRGLVRTSALIPYGIVTVVAAFSWRYAWTPGTGYLANLVSPDGAPLTERASALAIIILAEIWKTTPFMALLLMAGLALVPDDLLKAASMDGASWWQRFTKVMLPVMKPAILVALLFRTLDAFRVFDNIYVLTAGANETSSVSMIAYNNLMKGLNLGIGSTMSVLIFVTVAIIAFIFVKLFGTAAPGSTDEGRR
- a CDS encoding ABC transporter substrate-binding protein, encoding MATNDQHPQRRTLRVRALAAGAAIALTAPLAACGSDDGGVPVLNFYNSPVENMQSVVDRCNQEAAGKYKISYQVLPRQADDQRVQMVRRLAAKDDSMDILGMDVTWTQEFASADWIREVTGELKNEVESETLEPAVAAAQYEDKLFAAPNNTNVQLLWYRKDLVPNPPKTWDEMIKMSQQLKAEGKTYQVMTMGAQYEGLVVLYNSLVASVDGNVVDEDGKKAVMDEGAVRALETLKTFATAGVTSPSFSNAVEDDVRRAFQSGGGAFQLNWPFVWASMVQEAPDLAKNVGWARYPAIDADKPSRTTIGGSELAVSAYSKHPDLAFEAIRCLRGPESQLFLATKSGQAPSIESVYNDPSMNEAYPMKDVLLDELKTSAPRPRTPAYQNLSTVVSAELSPPASIQPRQTADSLRESIQAAIDSKGVLP